A window of the Mucilaginibacter sp. cycad4 genome harbors these coding sequences:
- a CDS encoding discoidin domain-containing protein: MGNESGLSGDPCWSTINPVSIKEEAAHIPQLNHGEVDGTAYVPAEVDVSIRPSWFYHQEEDAHVKSVAALWDLYFNSVGHNSVLLLNFPPDKRGLIPAIDSVRADSLHRLINGTFKNNLAAGASIKSLHPRGGNYKPANMIDDSESTYYATSDNAVTDTITFNLGRKKTFDVLMLQEVIELGHRTTGWSVDYSSDGKKWMPIPEATEKQAIGYKWFVKFKPVTASKVRLKVTSGKACLAIHTFDIYKQPSLQ, translated from the coding sequence ATGGGCAATGAATCGGGATTATCAGGAGATCCGTGCTGGTCAACTATCAACCCGGTTTCTATTAAAGAGGAAGCAGCGCACATTCCCCAATTGAATCATGGAGAAGTTGACGGTACGGCGTATGTACCGGCCGAAGTAGATGTATCCATTCGCCCAAGCTGGTTTTACCACCAGGAAGAAGATGCCCATGTTAAAAGCGTTGCCGCTTTATGGGACCTTTATTTCAATTCTGTTGGTCATAATAGTGTGCTGCTATTAAACTTCCCGCCAGATAAGCGGGGGCTGATCCCTGCAATAGACTCGGTAAGAGCGGATAGCTTACACCGTTTAATCAACGGTACATTTAAGAATAATTTGGCGGCAGGAGCAAGTATCAAATCACTTCATCCACGCGGTGGTAACTATAAACCGGCCAATATGATTGATGATAGTGAAAGCACTTATTATGCTACAAGTGATAATGCAGTTACGGATACCATAACTTTTAACCTTGGCAGGAAGAAGACATTTGACGTATTGATGTTACAGGAGGTTATCGAATTGGGACACCGTACAACAGGCTGGTCTGTGGATTATTCCTCGGACGGAAAAAAATGGATGCCTATTCCGGAAGCAACCGAAAAACAAGCCATCGGCTATAAATGGTTTGTTAAATTTAAGCCGGTAACAGCATCAAAGGTTAGATTGAAAGTTACTTCGGGTAAGGCTTGTTTAGCGATCCATACTTTTGATATCTATAAGCAGCCATCACTACAATAA
- a CDS encoding TonB-dependent receptor has product MKLFLLQWKYKHKALSLCAIPAIVSCITLSSTAACANAYSAVNSGTFHLVPDNVITGAVTSKGQPMPGVTVAVKGQKGGTITDANGRFTIKAGDNAILVFSMVGFVKQEVPVGTKTSISVELVEESTSLNEVVVVGYGTQTRKDLTSSVSSIKGEDIARVPVTNLDAAVQGKVAGVQVVQNSGAPGDETYIRIRGNGSLFGENRPLYVIDGVPMNNIPAGVSPLGGDGQRITATNDINPNDVESIEVLKDAAATAIYGSRAAAGVILITTKKGKSGRARFNFNAYTGVATVTKRLPLLNGDQYVDLITEERANANLPVDPAIVKTGINTNWQDAIFRNAPISEYNLSVSGGDKNITHYLSFGYLDQTGTVVGQQHFKRFNGRVNLEYKATDNLKIGISVNGMHSLNNRIDNSFSGQSVLANALIYNPNYPIYNADGSYYYDVNRRATNPVMLANNLRFVSIVDRYVGNVFGEYAILPNLKFRTSFGMDNQGIQDDRYQSTEINNRSAATGAADFFTQMLWLNENTLTYTANLPKGHSLSGVIGESTQVTSIRRIGAAGNTSATDLIEAITGFTNRTEASDYRSKSGLLSYFGRVNYNYQDRYLVQVAARIDGSSRFGNNQKYGFFPTISGGWRISNESFMKNQHFIDDLKLRASIGVSGSQEGLGNDFPSLATYATAINYGTEPGIAASTLSNKDLSWEATTQTNLGIDLSLFNSRVNITVDAYLKQTNRLIFKLDLPYTSGFARTNGANIGKLQNKGIDINVSTDNIRGKFRWSTNYNMSFNRNKITELPQLVVGDPSSSDFTESLPGLYGTTLPTSIYRVGEAVGSFFGYKSLGVDPATGNMIYQDTNGDGKINAADRVIIGNALPKFTGGFTNTFSYKGFDLSVFLYFSYGNQVYNQTRAILERMVGYNNGSTTVLGRWTPSNTNTNVPKAIFNDPVVTNSLTNGEMSSRWVENGSFLRLKNITLNYNLPSTFLKRMRIQSAKVFVSGQNLALWTKYSGYDPEAQNQSVKNSQLGIDYAVQPQPRTISAGINVSF; this is encoded by the coding sequence CTGGTGATAATGCCATCCTGGTATTCAGCATGGTAGGCTTTGTGAAACAGGAAGTTCCTGTTGGTACAAAGACCAGTATCTCTGTTGAACTTGTTGAAGAATCAACCTCACTCAATGAAGTCGTGGTTGTTGGCTACGGCACTCAAACCCGTAAAGACCTGACATCGTCTGTATCCTCTATCAAAGGGGAGGACATTGCCAGGGTGCCGGTAACCAATCTTGACGCCGCTGTGCAGGGAAAAGTTGCAGGTGTGCAGGTGGTTCAAAACTCGGGCGCACCAGGCGATGAAACCTATATCCGTATCCGTGGTAATGGCTCTTTATTTGGTGAAAACAGGCCTTTGTACGTAATTGATGGTGTTCCGATGAACAATATTCCTGCGGGTGTATCGCCGCTTGGCGGAGACGGGCAACGGATCACGGCTACCAATGACATTAACCCCAATGACGTTGAATCTATCGAGGTGTTGAAAGATGCTGCGGCAACTGCTATCTATGGCTCTCGTGCTGCGGCCGGTGTGATCCTGATAACAACCAAGAAAGGCAAGAGCGGACGGGCCCGCTTTAATTTTAATGCCTATACAGGTGTTGCAACCGTAACAAAAAGGCTTCCCCTGCTAAACGGCGATCAGTATGTTGACCTGATAACCGAAGAACGCGCCAATGCTAACCTGCCTGTTGACCCTGCAATTGTTAAAACCGGCATCAATACCAACTGGCAGGATGCAATTTTCAGGAACGCGCCTATTTCTGAGTACAATTTATCTGTATCGGGCGGGGATAAAAACATTACCCATTATTTATCATTCGGTTACCTGGATCAAACAGGTACAGTTGTAGGGCAGCAGCATTTTAAGCGTTTTAACGGACGCGTAAACCTGGAGTATAAAGCTACTGATAACCTGAAAATAGGCATCAGCGTTAACGGCATGCACTCCCTGAACAATCGTATCGACAATAGTTTCTCCGGGCAATCGGTACTTGCCAATGCGTTGATATATAATCCAAATTATCCAATTTACAACGCCGATGGGAGCTATTACTATGACGTTAACCGCAGGGCTACCAACCCGGTAATGCTGGCCAATAACCTCCGTTTTGTATCCATTGTTGATCGTTATGTAGGCAATGTCTTTGGCGAATATGCTATTCTGCCCAACCTGAAGTTCCGCACAAGTTTCGGTATGGATAACCAGGGCATCCAGGATGATCGTTATCAATCCACAGAGATCAACAACAGGAGTGCAGCTACCGGTGCGGCCGACTTTTTTACGCAGATGCTTTGGTTGAATGAGAACACCCTAACCTATACAGCTAATTTGCCCAAAGGGCATTCACTTTCGGGAGTGATAGGCGAAAGTACCCAGGTAACCAGTATCCGCCGCATCGGCGCGGCAGGGAATACCAGCGCTACAGATCTGATCGAGGCGATAACCGGTTTTACCAATCGTACCGAAGCAAGCGATTATCGCTCAAAATCTGGCTTGCTTTCTTACTTCGGTCGTGTCAATTATAATTACCAGGACAGGTACCTTGTACAGGTAGCTGCCCGTATTGATGGGTCTTCGCGCTTTGGTAACAACCAGAAGTATGGATTTTTCCCGACAATCTCCGGCGGCTGGCGCATTAGCAACGAGTCGTTCATGAAGAATCAGCATTTTATCGATGATCTGAAACTGCGTGCAAGTATCGGCGTTTCGGGGAGCCAGGAAGGTTTAGGAAATGATTTTCCATCATTGGCTACTTACGCTACCGCCATTAATTATGGCACAGAGCCGGGTATTGCTGCTTCAACCTTATCAAATAAAGATTTAAGCTGGGAAGCAACCACACAAACCAACCTCGGGATTGACCTTTCTCTTTTCAATAGCCGCGTCAATATCACTGTTGATGCCTATCTGAAACAAACCAACCGTTTGATCTTCAAGCTCGATCTGCCTTATACATCTGGTTTCGCCCGGACGAATGGTGCTAACATAGGCAAACTGCAAAACAAGGGTATTGATATCAACGTGAGTACCGATAATATCAGGGGTAAATTTCGGTGGAGCACTAACTATAACATGTCTTTTAACCGGAATAAGATCACCGAGCTTCCTCAATTGGTTGTAGGCGATCCCAGCAGCTCCGATTTTACAGAAAGTTTGCCCGGCCTTTATGGCACAACGCTTCCAACCAGTATCTATCGTGTAGGCGAAGCTGTCGGGTCGTTTTTTGGCTACAAGAGTTTGGGTGTAGATCCTGCTACCGGAAATATGATCTACCAGGATACCAACGGCGATGGAAAGATCAATGCTGCCGACAGGGTTATCATCGGGAATGCGCTGCCAAAATTCACGGGCGGCTTTACCAATACATTCAGTTATAAGGGATTTGACCTCAGTGTTTTCCTTTATTTCTCATACGGTAACCAGGTATATAACCAAACCCGGGCAATCTTGGAGCGTATGGTTGGATACAACAATGGCAGTACCACCGTTTTGGGACGATGGACACCTTCTAATACCAATACCAACGTGCCTAAAGCAATCTTTAATGACCCGGTTGTTACCAATAGCCTCACCAACGGCGAAATGTCTTCGCGCTGGGTAGAAAACGGCTCGTTTCTCAGGCTGAAAAACATTACGCTGAATTATAATCTCCCTTCAACCTTTTTAAAAAGAATGCGGATCCAGTCGGCAAAAGTATTTGTGAGCGGGCAAAACCTTGCGTTGTGGACAAAATACTCAGGTTATGACCCGGAAGCGCAAAATCAGTCGGTTAAAAATTCACAGCTGGGTATCGATTACGCTGTTCAGCCGCAACCACGTACCATAAGCGCAGGCATCAATGTTAGTTTTTAA
- a CDS encoding RagB/SusD family nutrient uptake outer membrane protein, translated as MKKFLITLLIPVLLFNSCTKVLDQVPQDKITEENFYKTPADAEAAATGIYDAVQALSTQYPVAFDAASDLASALLINYSPFSQHGITVDNAIVASYWQNNYTGIGRCNDVLKNVPNIDGSLFATGQKERILAEAYFTRAYFYFNLVKAYGGVPLVTTPYDSFNADFTIARSTSDQVFAQIVTDLKNAETNLPLSYPSNIDTRGRATQGGAKALLAKVYLSMKDYNNAAAKALEVMNNTTYSLVSGATAYSAMFSASSKNSNESIFEIQYVSSSSESNGLFSLYVPTPAPSGIQGGSYQIVPTDKIINAFETGDIRKNVSVSNSPATPPVPYVGKYLRLTNGTDPNIIAIRLADIILVRAEALNNLGQVAEATEALNMIRRRAFGLPVTTASVRDFPSANDVTNGYNLTQAIENERMKELCFEGQRFYDLVRTGRATAVLGISANQMLWPIPLREVGRNPKLQQNPGY; from the coding sequence ATGAAAAAGTTTTTAATAACGCTCCTAATACCCGTATTGCTGTTTAATTCATGTACCAAGGTACTTGACCAGGTTCCGCAGGATAAAATCACCGAAGAGAATTTTTATAAAACGCCGGCAGATGCGGAGGCCGCCGCCACAGGGATTTATGATGCTGTTCAGGCATTATCTACCCAATATCCAGTGGCTTTTGATGCTGCCTCAGATCTGGCCAGTGCTTTACTTATCAATTATAGCCCTTTTTCGCAGCATGGCATCACGGTAGATAACGCCATAGTTGCTTCTTACTGGCAAAATAACTACACAGGCATTGGCAGATGTAATGATGTACTGAAAAATGTACCGAACATTGACGGTAGCTTATTCGCCACCGGGCAAAAAGAAAGGATTTTGGCCGAGGCATATTTTACAAGGGCTTATTTTTATTTTAACCTGGTGAAAGCCTATGGAGGCGTACCCCTCGTAACTACGCCTTATGATTCGTTCAATGCCGATTTCACCATTGCCCGTTCTACGTCTGACCAGGTATTCGCCCAGATCGTGACCGATCTGAAAAATGCCGAAACCAATCTTCCCTTAAGTTACCCTTCCAATATTGATACGCGTGGCAGGGCTACCCAGGGTGGAGCAAAAGCCTTACTGGCCAAAGTATACTTAAGCATGAAGGACTACAATAATGCTGCCGCGAAAGCATTGGAGGTGATGAATAACACTACCTACAGCCTTGTTTCGGGCGCTACTGCTTACTCGGCCATGTTTTCAGCTTCATCCAAAAACAGCAACGAATCTATTTTTGAAATCCAGTATGTAAGCTCATCGTCTGAAAGTAATGGTTTATTCAGTTTGTATGTACCTACGCCGGCCCCTTCAGGTATCCAGGGCGGCAGCTACCAGATAGTACCTACAGATAAAATCATCAACGCTTTTGAAACCGGTGATATCAGGAAAAACGTGTCGGTGAGCAATAGCCCGGCCACACCGCCCGTGCCGTATGTTGGGAAATACTTAAGGCTTACCAATGGTACCGACCCCAATATCATAGCAATCAGACTTGCCGATATCATCCTGGTCCGTGCAGAGGCGCTTAACAACCTTGGGCAGGTTGCCGAGGCAACAGAAGCGCTTAACATGATCAGGAGGAGGGCATTTGGGTTGCCGGTAACAACGGCCTCTGTCCGGGATTTTCCCAGTGCAAATGATGTAACTAACGGCTATAATCTTACACAGGCAATTGAGAACGAGCGGATGAAGGAGCTGTGCTTTGAAGGACAACGTTTTTATGACCTTGTAAGAACGGGCCGCGCTACTGCGGTACTTGGAATCTCTGCTAACCAAATGCTTTGGCCCATACCACTGCGTGAAGTTGGCCGTAACCCTAAGCTACAACAAAACCCTGGTTATTAA
- a CDS encoding helix-turn-helix domain-containing protein produces MTRLAEKLGLTTHDLSRIINTVLKTSFNDFINGYRVAEVTCKMQDAAYDHFTLEGIAYDSGFNSLSTFHRAFKQLTGETPAAYKKQLSSYNLTYSYLPASVISNQVNRNHMFKNYLKIAWRNTTRNKVSSFINISGLAVGMAVAMLIGLWIWDEVSFNKLNRPFTTVGPILCANCNPIVLCSGPKTHIAMPTAAGWAMNRDYQEIRAGQLSTRFLLKRKQRTFPN; encoded by the coding sequence TTGACCAGACTGGCTGAAAAGCTCGGGTTGACCACCCACGACTTGTCGCGGATCATCAATACGGTGCTTAAAACAAGCTTCAATGATTTCATCAATGGATACCGCGTAGCGGAAGTAACTTGTAAGATGCAGGATGCTGCATATGATCATTTCACTCTGGAAGGAATAGCTTATGATTCCGGTTTTAACTCGCTAAGTACCTTTCACCGCGCATTCAAACAGCTGACTGGAGAAACGCCTGCAGCGTATAAAAAACAACTGTCATCTTATAATTTGACATATAGTTACCTGCCCGCTTCGGTAATTTCGAACCAGGTAAACCGCAATCATATGTTTAAAAATTATTTAAAGATCGCCTGGCGAAATACGACCAGGAACAAAGTTTCTTCGTTCATCAATATTAGTGGCCTTGCCGTGGGTATGGCTGTGGCTATGCTGATCGGTTTATGGATCTGGGACGAGGTGTCGTTCAATAAATTAAATCGACCTTTTACGACCGTTGGGCCGATACTGTGCGCAAATTGCAACCCAATTGTGTTGTGTTCGGGACCAAAAACTCATATCGCTATGCCGACTGCCGCTGGATGGGCAATGAATCGGGATTATCAGGAGATCCGTGCTGGTCAACTATCAACCCGGTTTCTATTAAAGAGGAAGCAGCGCACATTCCCCAATTGA
- a CDS encoding glycosyl hydrolase family 28 protein, with translation MKKVITLLLACLAFPGITLAADYLITDYGAIGNGNQLSTKYIQKAIDACCAGGGGRVVVPPGDFLMGTIHLKSHVELYLERGAKISGSRDRADYPKFGGERGLIFALNATDVGITGYGEINGNGEAFFKGDNAPDRPFLVMIKKCRKVRVSGISLKNSAFWTFRLLYNDQVNVEGINIYAHVNFNNDGLDIDSKNVTVSNCIIDTDDDALCFKSDSSFICQNVVVSNCVLASNCNFIKMGTASVGGFRNISVSNCVLRRASESRFRFWERSVPGVKEPVTGLAGIALEIVDGGVMDGININNIVMDGVQTPLFIRLGSRSNPTGAIRNVMISNVTAKSVSRIASSITAIPNFKVENIVLHDINIQSPGGGETSEYMAKVPEQERAYPENRMFGTSLPAYGIYLRHVNNISLYNIQFKPAGSEARPAVYIEDGHEIRIADLKALSPMADVPLVELDEVSGLSFEHYTSDQVIPLLFRVRGARSNHISITGKNDSNIRRLYELKDLASKKTLTIK, from the coding sequence ATGAAGAAGGTCATTACGCTGCTTTTGGCCTGCCTTGCTTTTCCGGGTATAACGCTGGCTGCCGATTATTTGATTACAGATTATGGCGCGATAGGAAACGGCAACCAACTATCTACAAAATATATTCAAAAAGCCATTGATGCATGCTGCGCCGGTGGAGGAGGACGGGTGGTGGTTCCACCGGGAGATTTTTTAATGGGTACCATACATTTAAAAAGCCATGTTGAACTTTACCTGGAGAGGGGAGCAAAAATTTCGGGAAGCAGGGACCGTGCGGATTACCCCAAATTTGGCGGAGAGCGGGGATTAATATTCGCGTTAAACGCAACTGATGTGGGTATTACAGGTTACGGAGAGATTAACGGGAACGGGGAGGCATTTTTTAAAGGCGACAATGCGCCCGACAGGCCATTCTTGGTGATGATCAAAAAATGCCGTAAAGTAAGGGTTTCCGGCATCAGCCTTAAAAACTCCGCTTTCTGGACATTTCGCCTGCTTTATAATGACCAGGTTAATGTTGAAGGGATCAACATATATGCTCACGTAAATTTTAATAATGATGGACTGGATATCGACAGTAAAAATGTAACCGTCAGTAACTGCATTATCGATACCGACGATGACGCCTTGTGTTTTAAAAGTGACAGCAGTTTCATTTGCCAAAACGTTGTTGTATCAAACTGCGTGCTTGCCTCCAATTGTAATTTTATTAAAATGGGGACTGCTTCGGTAGGCGGTTTCAGGAATATCAGCGTAAGCAATTGTGTTTTGCGAAGAGCTTCCGAATCGCGTTTTCGTTTTTGGGAACGGAGTGTGCCGGGGGTAAAGGAGCCTGTGACCGGGCTTGCCGGAATTGCACTGGAGATAGTTGACGGCGGGGTGATGGACGGCATTAATATCAACAACATCGTGATGGATGGTGTGCAAACTCCGCTGTTTATCAGGCTTGGCAGCAGGAGCAACCCTACAGGGGCTATCAGGAATGTAATGATCAGCAATGTAACGGCCAAAAGCGTGAGCCGCATAGCGAGCAGTATTACAGCTATTCCAAATTTTAAGGTTGAAAATATTGTGCTGCATGATATCAATATTCAAAGCCCGGGAGGAGGGGAAACAAGTGAATACATGGCTAAAGTTCCTGAGCAGGAGCGTGCTTATCCCGAAAACCGGATGTTCGGCACCAGTTTGCCGGCTTACGGCATATATCTCAGGCATGTTAACAACATCAGTCTTTATAATATTCAGTTTAAACCGGCCGGCAGTGAGGCCAGGCCGGCTGTGTACATTGAAGATGGACATGAAATCCGCATAGCTGATTTAAAAGCGCTATCTCCCATGGCCGATGTTCCATTGGTAGAGCTCGACGAGGTCTCCGGACTGAGTTTTGAACATTATACATCAGATCAGGTAATCCCTCTTCTTTTCCGGGTGCGCGGTGCGCGATCGAATCATATCAGCATAACCGGAAAAAACGATAGCAACATCCGCCGCCTTTATGAACTAAAAGACTTGGCATCGAAAAAGACGCTTACCATCAAATAA
- a CDS encoding GDSL-type esterase/lipase family protein, which produces MKFKRLNIFLFLVSMIPGYCLAQATGIKWTEFHTPLQQVLNGIPGGKGNYPYLNFVTNTSNIVIRLAYREAQNTTQKASDNICKLYALDDDGKWTEFEGSRSETDSVLLSFQNISTDNHQPRRSIEYRLFLPVGQLPSDIAISTDAQSQFELLPLQPEKQIVIYKQVLEDKGGEAGRSWPAALERELDRPVVVFDAKTDRKAFLAESIKPGTKAVFLELCTYRGAGMINEIVKDAKLVQQAGIPVFIVPCEHALSKQTQAALKEISRQTAGLKSVYVLSHPAADDWAAFDSQVRFALQEPDGEISATKALTQHRDRNYDWRQRHADELAFIRQKAPKNIIFANSIIHYWGGLPQSTIARGKDSWDTYLQPLAVQNMGFGWDRIENVLWRIYHDELDGFNADHILFMIGINNLQSNTNDEIIKGLRQLVTAAKVRQPQTRVIISGIMPRRNMEARVVLLNGSIEKLAREMNIKYINPGTVFLNESGKIKEELFGDGLHPNAAGYSLLAPIIAKVFTEN; this is translated from the coding sequence ATGAAATTTAAGAGATTAAACATATTCCTTTTCCTTGTTTCGATGATCCCGGGATATTGCTTAGCCCAGGCAACAGGAATTAAGTGGACTGAGTTTCACACACCGCTTCAACAAGTTTTGAATGGGATACCGGGAGGGAAAGGTAACTACCCTTATCTGAATTTTGTTACGAATACCAGCAATATTGTTATTCGCTTAGCATATAGAGAAGCTCAAAATACTACCCAAAAAGCTTCGGATAACATTTGTAAGCTATATGCTTTGGATGATGATGGTAAATGGACTGAATTTGAGGGATCTCGATCAGAAACGGATTCGGTTCTATTGTCGTTTCAAAACATTTCAACGGATAACCACCAACCGCGCAGGAGTATCGAATACAGGTTGTTTTTGCCGGTAGGCCAGCTGCCATCGGATATTGCCATCAGTACAGATGCACAAAGCCAGTTCGAGCTGTTGCCGCTTCAGCCCGAAAAGCAAATTGTTATTTACAAGCAGGTGTTGGAGGATAAGGGGGGCGAAGCAGGAAGAAGCTGGCCGGCGGCGCTGGAAAGGGAACTGGACAGGCCCGTTGTTGTTTTTGATGCGAAAACTGATCGGAAAGCGTTCTTAGCCGAAAGTATAAAGCCCGGTACAAAAGCAGTATTCCTGGAGCTTTGTACTTACAGGGGTGCCGGTATGATAAATGAAATTGTTAAGGATGCCAAGCTGGTGCAACAGGCGGGTATTCCTGTCTTTATCGTTCCTTGTGAGCATGCTCTATCTAAGCAAACACAGGCAGCATTGAAGGAAATAAGCAGGCAAACAGCAGGATTAAAAAGCGTATATGTGTTAAGCCACCCGGCGGCAGATGATTGGGCTGCTTTTGATTCGCAAGTGCGTTTTGCACTGCAGGAACCGGATGGCGAAATTTCAGCTACAAAAGCGTTAACCCAGCACCGCGACAGAAACTACGACTGGCGGCAACGGCATGCAGATGAACTGGCTTTTATCAGGCAAAAGGCCCCCAAAAATATCATATTTGCCAATTCCATTATTCACTACTGGGGCGGGCTGCCACAATCAACCATCGCGCGGGGAAAAGATTCATGGGACACTTATTTGCAGCCATTAGCTGTGCAGAATATGGGTTTTGGCTGGGATAGGATTGAAAATGTGCTCTGGAGGATTTATCATGATGAATTGGACGGCTTTAATGCTGATCATATTTTGTTCATGATCGGTATCAATAACCTGCAATCAAATACCAATGATGAAATTATTAAAGGGCTAAGGCAGCTTGTAACCGCCGCTAAAGTAAGGCAACCTCAAACCAGGGTAATTATTTCAGGGATCATGCCGCGCCGAAATATGGAAGCAAGGGTAGTCCTTCTTAACGGTTCTATTGAAAAGCTTGCCCGGGAAATGAATATCAAATACATCAATCCCGGAACTGTATTCCTTAATGAATCAGGCAAAATTAAAGAGGAATTGTTTGGTGACGGGCTTCATCCTAATGCTGCCGGGTATAGCCTGCTTGCCCCGATCATTGCAAAGGTGTTTACTGAAAATTAG
- a CDS encoding glycoside hydrolase family 36 protein, which translates to MKIIISNPRGKKSFMPDHALKLLLLIFCLLVKYVNAQEYQAGTFKFTIPKQEGVSVNISHEQSKNGFLLLICRFTATSAFKNEINIKWSSPLRDITGFWTTNGNEARFMHAGLKVQANLASQAPVLAMYNDAGQNRLTVALSDAFHQTTLSAGVDEDNAVLNGNVSIALSGEERNNRSYQVTLMLNDLDERYEDALMQVSTWWAGMPEYRPANIPAAAKQPLYSTWYSYHQNFNEASLLKECVEARKLGYTGIIVDDGWQTVNKSGGYGFTGDWKPKRFESMPEFVKKVHAAGMKCLLWYSVPFMGYHAEAYERFKNKFLYRSNRQSAAILDPRYPEVRKFIVERYVHALRSWKLDGFKLDFIDSFTNQPDEPPVVSSEADYRSVYAGVDALMSEIRNALTAIKPDILIEFRQSYTGPAMRKYGNMFRAGDCAAAALTNRIRVTDIRLLAGGTAVHSDMLTWNYEDGAAVAALQFLNVIFSVPQLSVRLTDIPASHLNMIRFYTGYWLKNKDILVSGKFRAYGPEMNYPVLSSEDGSKLIAGIYSDQSQPLLLDKPLVDVINAKTTDGVLVKLMAARSYRAEIFDCEGKKVRVSKLKAGTGIRKLSIPPSGIACLR; encoded by the coding sequence ATGAAAATTATCATATCTAACCCGAGAGGCAAGAAAAGCTTTATGCCCGATCATGCTTTGAAATTACTATTATTGATATTTTGCTTGCTGGTTAAATACGTAAATGCCCAGGAATACCAGGCGGGTACCTTCAAATTCACTATTCCCAAACAGGAAGGTGTAAGCGTAAATATCAGTCATGAGCAATCTAAGAATGGGTTTTTACTCCTAATCTGCCGCTTCACTGCCACCAGCGCGTTTAAAAATGAAATTAATATTAAATGGAGTTCACCACTCCGGGACATCACCGGTTTTTGGACCACTAATGGTAACGAGGCACGTTTTATGCATGCGGGCCTCAAAGTACAGGCTAACCTTGCCAGCCAGGCGCCTGTTTTAGCTATGTATAATGATGCAGGGCAAAACAGGTTAACAGTTGCCCTTTCCGATGCATTCCACCAAACAACCTTGTCTGCGGGAGTAGATGAAGATAACGCCGTGCTCAATGGTAATGTAAGCATTGCTCTTTCAGGAGAAGAACGAAATAACAGGTCATATCAGGTAACACTTATGCTGAATGACCTGGACGAAAGATATGAAGACGCCTTAATGCAAGTAAGTACATGGTGGGCCGGGATGCCGGAATATCGTCCAGCAAATATTCCCGCAGCGGCAAAACAACCATTATATTCAACATGGTATAGCTATCATCAGAATTTTAATGAGGCATCACTGCTTAAAGAATGTGTGGAAGCACGCAAGCTGGGTTATACCGGAATTATTGTAGATGACGGCTGGCAAACAGTAAATAAATCCGGGGGATATGGATTTACCGGTGATTGGAAGCCAAAGCGTTTTGAAAGTATGCCCGAATTTGTTAAGAAGGTCCATGCAGCCGGAATGAAATGCCTGCTTTGGTACTCGGTGCCTTTTATGGGCTATCATGCCGAAGCTTATGAGCGTTTTAAGAATAAATTCTTATACAGGAGCAATCGTCAGTCGGCAGCCATACTTGACCCAAGATACCCCGAAGTACGAAAATTCATAGTTGAGAGGTATGTTCATGCGCTCAGGTCATGGAAGCTTGACGGGTTTAAACTTGATTTTATCGATAGTTTCACTAATCAACCCGATGAGCCGCCGGTTGTTAGTAGTGAAGCAGATTACAGATCTGTTTATGCGGGTGTTGATGCGTTGATGTCAGAAATAAGGAATGCACTTACGGCTATAAAACCGGATATCCTGATCGAGTTTCGGCAATCCTACACGGGCCCGGCGATGCGTAAATATGGCAATATGTTCAGGGCCGGAGATTGTGCTGCGGCTGCGCTCACAAACCGGATCAGGGTAACGGATATCAGGTTGCTGGCTGGCGGGACGGCGGTCCATTCTGATATGCTTACCTGGAATTATGAAGATGGGGCAGCCGTTGCTGCCCTGCAGTTTCTGAATGTGATCTTCTCCGTTCCGCAGCTTTCCGTACGATTAACAGATATCCCGGCATCACACCTGAATATGATCAGGTTTTATACAGGTTATTGGCTCAAAAACAAAGATATTTTGGTGAGCGGCAAGTTCAGGGCTTATGGTCCGGAGATGAATTACCCGGTGCTCAGCAGCGAAGACGGAAGTAAGCTGATAGCTGGCATTTATAGCGATCAAAGCCAACCACTTCTTTTAGATAAACCTCTTGTTGACGTTATTAACGCGAAAACCACCGATGGAGTATTGGTAAAGTTAATGGCAGCAAGAAGTTATAGAGCTGAAATATTTGACTGTGAAGGAAAAAAAGTACGGGTTAGCAAATTGAAAGCCGGTACAGGTATTCGGAAATTGAGTATTCCGCCTTCGGGGATAGCTTGCCTGCGGTGA